ACAGGTATGCACCGTCGAGCTGCGGAATCGCAGCGTCGAAGTTTCGCGGGACGGCAAGATCGATGAAGAACATCGGATTGCCGCGCCGTTCGCGCAGCGCCGTGCGCACGTCGTCGGCCGTCACGAGCAGCCCGCCGCCGGCCGAGCCGACGACCAGGTCGGCGAGCGGCAGATAGCTGCGGAAACGATCGAGAGGCACGGGCGTCGCAGAAAGCTCGCGCGCAAGATCGACCGCACTTTCGAACGTGCGGTTGACGACGATGATCTGACCGACTCCGGCCGCAAGGAAATGGCGCGCGGCAATCTCACCGGTCTCGCCGGCGCCGAGCAGCATCACGACGCGGCCCTGCAGCGATTCGAAGATGCTGGAGGCAAGATCGACGGCCGTGGCTGCAACCGACACGGACCTCGACGCAACCGAAGTTTCGGTACGCACGCGCTTGGCGACCGAGAAGCTCTTGTGAAAGACCCGGAACAGCACGGGCCCGGCCGCGTCTCCGGCGGCCGATTCATCGAACTGCTGCTTGAGCTGGCCGAGGATCTGCGGCTCGCCGACGATCATCGAGTCGAGACTCGATGCAACGCGGAACACGTGACGCACGGCTTCGCGTCCACGCAGCACGAACACGAGGTTCGAACCGCTGTCGAGCCCGGCCGCGCCGGCGACGAAACCGCCGATCGCATCGGCAGTCGCCGGCTGACCGTTGCAGCACGCGACCACTTCGAAACGGTTGCAGGTACTGACCAGCACCGTTTCCTGCACACCCGGGATCGACGTCATCGAGCGCAGAAAGGCCGGAGCATCCGCGCACGCCGCCGCCGCGCGCTCGCGGACTTCGACCGGCGCCGTATGATGACTGATGCCGACGACGACGAGCTCGCGCGAAGCGGTGTCGTTTTTCTGCTCCGCCATGCCCTTCACCGCCCGCCGTCCCCGGACGATGCTTCCTTTCCGGCCTGGCCGCTCTGCACGCTTTCGGCGGCCTGCTCCCCGAGACTCCCTCCGTGCCGGCT
The genomic region above belongs to Candidatus Limnocylindrales bacterium and contains:
- the hemA gene encoding glutamyl-tRNA reductase; amino-acid sequence: MAEQKNDTASRELVVVGISHHTAPVEVRERAAAACADAPAFLRSMTSIPGVQETVLVSTCNRFEVVACCNGQPATADAIGGFVAGAAGLDSGSNLVFVLRGREAVRHVFRVASSLDSMIVGEPQILGQLKQQFDESAAGDAAGPVLFRVFHKSFSVAKRVRTETSVASRSVSVAATAVDLASSIFESLQGRVVMLLGAGETGEIAARHFLAAGVGQIIVVNRTFESAVDLARELSATPVPLDRFRSYLPLADLVVGSAGGGLLVTADDVRTALRERRGNPMFFIDLAVPRNFDAAIPQLDGAYLYDIDDIAAVVEDNLDERRREAVRAEAIVEAEVDQFWQWFERLDVVPTIVELREYADSIRRGEVEKALSRMPSVTEDDRERIHQMTRAIVNKLLHHPTQVLRGEGSTVEESRLLSAVRRLFGLGDGE